From the genome of Haloterrigena sp. KLK7, one region includes:
- a CDS encoding FAD-dependent oxidoreductase, with product MADVAIVGGGPAGLSAALYAAKNDLETIVFDTDESWMHKAHLFNYPAVRSLSGDEFLEISRGQARDRGATLHEDEVTAVEETDDGFVVRTADDEYAATYVVLATGGDRSLAEDLGCEFTDEEVVDVNLDMETTVENVYATGAMARPEKWQAVIAAGDGAAAVLDILSEEKGEYYHDFDMPSDVPEL from the coding sequence ATGGCAGACGTAGCTATCGTCGGCGGCGGTCCCGCCGGCCTGAGCGCCGCACTGTACGCAGCGAAGAACGACCTCGAGACGATCGTCTTCGACACGGACGAGTCGTGGATGCACAAAGCGCACCTCTTCAACTACCCCGCCGTTCGCAGTCTCAGCGGCGACGAGTTCCTCGAGATCTCCCGCGGCCAGGCCCGCGACCGCGGCGCGACGCTGCATGAGGACGAAGTGACCGCCGTCGAGGAGACCGACGACGGGTTCGTCGTGCGGACGGCCGACGACGAGTACGCCGCGACGTACGTCGTCCTCGCGACGGGCGGCGACCGGAGCCTCGCCGAGGACCTCGGCTGCGAGTTCACCGACGAGGAGGTCGTCGACGTGAACCTCGACATGGAGACCACCGTCGAGAACGTGTACGCGACCGGCGCGATGGCCCGACCGGAGAAGTGGCAGGCGGTCATCGCGGCCGGCGACGGCGCCGCCGCCGTCCTCGACATCCTCTCTGAGGAGAAGGGCGAGTACTACCACGACTTCGACATGCCGTCGGACGTGCCGGAGCTATAG
- a CDS encoding helix-turn-helix domain-containing protein, with product MSSPQTEPRERNDDACPVIASLEQIGSQWRLAVLHELLSGEQRFNELKRSTGANARTLSRVLDDLGEMGFVERRLEEDAPIATYYSLTDKGESLEPVFDEIECWAGSWLEECDA from the coding sequence ATGTCATCGCCCCAGACGGAACCCCGCGAGCGAAACGACGATGCCTGCCCCGTTATCGCTTCCCTCGAGCAGATCGGCTCCCAGTGGCGGCTGGCGGTCCTCCACGAACTCCTGTCCGGCGAGCAGCGCTTCAACGAACTCAAGCGCTCGACCGGCGCGAACGCCCGCACCCTCTCGCGCGTGCTCGACGACTTAGGCGAGATGGGATTCGTCGAACGCCGCCTCGAGGAGGACGCCCCGATCGCGACCTACTACAGCCTCACCGACAAGGGCGAGTCCCTCGAGCCGGTCTTCGACGAGATCGAGTGCTGGGCCGGCTCGTGGCTCGAGGAGTGCGACGCCTAG
- a CDS encoding HalX domain-containing protein, with protein MATDTPSVLIVEDEPDLANLYAAWLDETCDLETAYDGETALDAIDETVDIVLLDRRMPGLSGDTILTTIRDRGLDCRVAMVTAVEPDFDIIEMGFDDYLVKPVSKEELRRIVDQLALRSSYDEQLQEFFALASKKALLDAQKTDAELKSSQEYARLRDRLAVLRVQVNDTMEELLEQDGYRQLCQDLTRDTILQESD; from the coding sequence ATGGCCACTGATACCCCGTCCGTCCTGATCGTCGAAGACGAGCCCGATCTCGCGAACCTGTACGCCGCCTGGCTCGACGAGACCTGCGATCTCGAGACGGCCTACGACGGCGAGACCGCCCTCGACGCCATCGACGAGACGGTCGACATCGTCCTCCTCGATCGCCGAATGCCGGGGCTGTCCGGTGATACGATCCTCACGACGATCCGTGACCGTGGACTCGACTGCCGGGTCGCGATGGTCACGGCCGTGGAGCCGGACTTCGACATCATCGAGATGGGGTTCGACGATTACCTCGTCAAACCCGTCTCGAAGGAGGAACTGCGCCGGATCGTCGATCAGCTCGCCCTGCGCTCGAGCTACGACGAGCAGCTCCAGGAGTTCTTCGCGCTCGCCTCGAAGAAGGCGCTGCTGGACGCCCAGAAGACCGACGCCGAACTCAAATCCAGCCAGGAGTACGCCCGGCTGCGGGATCGGCTCGCGGTGCTTCGCGTCCAGGTCAACGACACGATGGAGGAACTGCTCGAGCAGGACGGGTATCGACAGCTCTGTCAGGATCTCACGCGCGATACGATCCTGCAGGAGTCGGACTAA
- a CDS encoding PAS domain-containing protein, whose protein sequence is MTLRSVPIVDRVTDAFFALDTDFRFTYVNERAETLLKRSREELIGRVMWDEFPQTVETQFPDGFHRAMDEQVPVSFEIYHAQLETWFEARAYPSESGLSVYMRDVTERKVQETTLAQHAAVVEAVNDAVVTLDRTREIVTVNDATETALGIDRTELIGEHVERLIERAGIADEDAVEIGRAITDIDIGSAVERTLEVPFTDADGTDRIGEFRFVPIEDDVATVAAVIRDVTDRHEYERVVTSLHEVTRWLLESDDPEEICAIAVHSGSDLLELPISGVWLLEEEQGYLDPVAGTAGAHDEFGGLPRFNPGEGLVWDVFESGEIERFDDLRTVEDIYNPDTPIRSEIIAPIGTHGVLMTGSLEPHQFDETDVDLISTLVENTRAALDRADREQVLRERTAELERQTERLESVANVLSSDLKGQLSTVADALQSEPGGDAGTHEEWEFPLAEDSVEATLDRAEGLVDDVREFARNASTVGTRSRICLESAIDEALERSRLDYDSVVVEEPATLRADTDRFVHLLKTAFNDAAARADSEVTIQVGLVGFENGERSRGFFLLDDAAEIPPAAHERVLDPTTDPDVAETEDGVATDGLGLALVRAIAEAHDWELSIDNGENGGTRLEVRDVTTLEREA, encoded by the coding sequence GTGACGCTGCGATCCGTGCCGATCGTCGACCGGGTGACCGACGCCTTCTTCGCGCTCGATACGGACTTTCGTTTCACGTACGTAAACGAGCGCGCCGAGACGCTGCTGAAGCGCTCCCGCGAGGAACTGATCGGCCGGGTCATGTGGGACGAGTTCCCCCAGACCGTCGAGACCCAGTTCCCCGACGGCTTCCACCGGGCGATGGACGAACAGGTCCCCGTCTCCTTCGAAATTTACCACGCGCAACTGGAGACCTGGTTCGAGGCGCGGGCCTACCCCTCCGAGAGCGGCCTCTCGGTCTACATGCGCGACGTCACCGAGCGGAAGGTCCAGGAGACGACCCTGGCCCAGCACGCCGCCGTCGTCGAGGCCGTCAACGACGCCGTCGTCACTCTCGACCGGACCCGGGAGATCGTCACCGTCAACGACGCCACCGAGACGGCGCTCGGCATCGACCGGACGGAACTGATCGGCGAACACGTCGAACGGCTCATCGAACGCGCGGGAATCGCCGACGAGGACGCCGTCGAGATCGGCCGCGCGATCACCGACATCGACATCGGCAGCGCGGTCGAACGGACGCTCGAGGTGCCGTTTACCGACGCCGACGGCACCGATCGGATCGGCGAGTTCCGGTTCGTCCCGATCGAGGACGACGTCGCGACGGTCGCCGCCGTGATCCGCGACGTCACCGACCGCCACGAGTACGAGCGCGTCGTCACGTCGCTCCACGAGGTGACCCGCTGGCTGCTCGAGTCCGACGACCCCGAGGAGATCTGTGCGATCGCGGTCCACTCCGGGAGCGACCTGCTCGAACTCCCGATCAGCGGCGTCTGGCTGCTGGAAGAGGAACAGGGCTATCTCGATCCGGTCGCCGGGACCGCCGGCGCCCACGACGAGTTCGGCGGCCTCCCCCGCTTCAACCCGGGCGAGGGGCTCGTCTGGGACGTCTTCGAGTCCGGCGAGATCGAGCGGTTCGACGACCTGCGGACCGTCGAGGACATCTACAACCCGGACACGCCGATCCGGTCGGAGATCATCGCGCCCATCGGCACCCACGGCGTCCTCATGACCGGATCGCTCGAGCCCCACCAGTTCGACGAGACCGACGTCGACCTCATCTCGACGCTCGTCGAGAACACCCGAGCGGCCCTCGACCGGGCCGACCGGGAACAGGTCCTCCGGGAGCGGACCGCCGAACTCGAGCGCCAGACCGAACGCCTCGAGTCGGTCGCGAACGTCCTCTCGAGCGACCTGAAAGGGCAGCTGTCGACCGTCGCGGACGCGCTCCAGAGCGAGCCGGGCGGCGACGCCGGCACGCACGAGGAGTGGGAGTTCCCGCTCGCGGAGGACTCCGTCGAGGCGACGCTCGATCGGGCCGAAGGGCTCGTCGACGACGTCCGCGAGTTCGCCCGCAACGCCTCGACCGTCGGCACCCGCAGCCGGATTTGCCTCGAGTCGGCGATCGACGAGGCGCTGGAGCGCTCCCGGCTCGATTACGACTCGGTCGTCGTCGAGGAGCCGGCGACGCTGCGGGCCGACACCGATCGGTTCGTCCACCTCCTCAAGACGGCGTTCAACGACGCCGCGGCCCGCGCCGACAGCGAAGTGACGATCCAGGTGGGGCTCGTCGGCTTCGAGAACGGCGAGCGGTCGCGCGGCTTCTTCCTGCTGGACGACGCCGCCGAGATCCCGCCGGCCGCACACGAGCGGGTCCTCGATCCGACGACCGATCCCGACGTCGCCGAGACCGAGGACGGGGTCGCGACCGACGGACTGGGACTGGCCCTCGTCAGGGCGATCGCCGAAGCCCACGACTGGGAGCTGTCGATCGACAACGGCGAGAACGGCGGGACGCGACTCGAGGTCCGGGACGTAACGACGCTCGAGCGCGAGGCGTAG
- a CDS encoding TetR/AcrR family transcriptional regulator, with amino-acid sequence MSDSDGQVEPRDTRDVIMEATFRALSEHGYSDLRVRDIGEEMELSRQVIHYHYDGKYDLLSSFLEYVIDQYEGSVEVDDETDPRSELETRIDRCLFGPEFDDFSHWDRMKVYHELYAHAQNDEEHRELFNEHYDRLRGGIVTVIEDGIEQGAFREVDAERMGQLVTDVIHAARERRLSLGHEDAPEEARRAIREFILDSLYLEE; translated from the coding sequence ATGAGCGATTCGGACGGGCAGGTCGAGCCTCGAGACACCCGAGACGTGATCATGGAGGCCACCTTTCGAGCGCTGAGCGAGCACGGGTACTCGGACCTGCGAGTCCGCGATATCGGCGAGGAGATGGAGCTCTCCCGGCAGGTGATCCACTACCATTACGACGGGAAGTACGACCTCCTGTCGTCGTTTCTCGAGTACGTCATCGATCAGTACGAGGGCAGCGTCGAAGTCGACGACGAAACGGACCCCCGTTCGGAGCTCGAGACGCGGATCGACCGCTGCCTGTTCGGACCGGAGTTCGACGACTTCAGCCACTGGGATCGGATGAAGGTGTACCACGAACTGTACGCCCACGCACAGAACGACGAGGAACACCGGGAACTGTTCAACGAGCACTACGACCGGCTCCGCGGGGGGATCGTGACGGTCATCGAAGACGGCATCGAGCAGGGCGCGTTCCGCGAGGTCGACGCCGAACGGATGGGCCAGCTCGTCACCGACGTCATTCACGCGGCTCGAGAGCGGCGGCTCTCGCTCGGTCACGAGGATGCGCCGGAAGAAGCCCGACGGGCCATCCGCGAGTTCATCCTCGACTCGCTGTACCTCGAGGAGTAG
- the purL gene encoding phosphoribosylformylglycinamidine synthase subunit PurL, giving the protein MSLADSDRELVVEELDREPTPAEAALFENLWSEHCAYRSSRPLLSAFDSEGEQVVVGPGDDAAVVALPSADADDDRAGGRADDETYITLGIESHNHPSYVDPFDGAATGVGGIVRDTLSMGAYPIALADSLYFGEFDADHSRYLLEGVVEGISHYGNCIGVPTVAGSVDFHPDYEGNPLVNVACVGLTNEERLVTAEAQEPGNKLVLVGNGTGRDGLGGASFASEDLAEDAETEDRPAVQVGDPYTEKLLIEANERLVDEGLIESARDLGAAGLGGASSELVAKGGLGADIELERVHQREPNMNALEILLAESQERMCYEVEPENVDRVREIAERFDLGCSVIGEVTEDTYTCTFEGETVVDVDAYFLGEGAPMNDLPSEKPARPETDLPEVDLEDAFDAVVSSPNTASKRWVYRQYDHEVGVRTSVGPGDDAAIIAVREAEQGLAISSGAAPNWTDVAPYEGARAVALENATNIAAKGATPLAAVDCLNGGNPEKPDVYGGFEGIVDGLAEMCETLSTPVVGGNVSLYNDSVAGPIPPTPTLAMVGTKAGYDAPPLSVTADADDSRLLLVGDLGLEGDARLGGSEYLARFDGSDAFPALPDDPAAVVETLAAVADDEDTLAVHDVSHGGLAVALAEMVSDDAGLEVSLPVSESPDDATAAAAALFHEQPGRALIQTASPDAVREALDGVAPVVELGSATDDGRLELTVGDRTIATDAAAIRERRETIERELE; this is encoded by the coding sequence ATGAGTCTTGCCGATTCGGACCGCGAACTCGTCGTCGAGGAACTGGACCGGGAGCCCACCCCGGCCGAGGCGGCGCTGTTCGAGAACCTCTGGAGCGAACACTGCGCGTACCGCTCCTCGCGACCCCTCCTCTCCGCGTTCGACAGCGAGGGCGAGCAGGTCGTCGTCGGGCCGGGCGACGACGCGGCGGTCGTCGCGCTGCCGTCGGCTGACGCCGACGACGATCGCGCCGGCGGGCGCGCAGACGATGAAACGTACATCACGCTGGGGATCGAGAGCCACAACCACCCCTCCTACGTCGACCCGTTCGACGGCGCCGCGACGGGCGTCGGCGGGATCGTCCGGGACACGCTCTCGATGGGCGCCTACCCGATCGCGCTGGCGGACTCGCTGTACTTCGGCGAGTTCGACGCCGATCACTCCCGGTACCTCCTCGAGGGCGTCGTGGAGGGGATCAGCCACTACGGGAACTGTATCGGCGTCCCCACGGTCGCGGGCAGCGTCGACTTCCACCCCGACTACGAGGGTAATCCGCTGGTCAACGTCGCCTGCGTCGGTCTCACGAACGAGGAGCGACTCGTCACCGCCGAAGCGCAGGAGCCGGGCAACAAACTCGTCCTCGTCGGGAACGGCACCGGTCGCGACGGCCTCGGCGGCGCCTCCTTCGCCAGCGAGGACCTCGCGGAGGACGCCGAGACCGAGGACCGGCCCGCCGTGCAGGTCGGCGACCCTTACACCGAGAAACTGCTCATCGAGGCCAACGAGCGACTCGTCGACGAGGGCCTGATCGAGTCGGCCCGCGACCTCGGCGCCGCCGGCCTCGGCGGCGCCTCGAGCGAACTGGTCGCCAAGGGCGGCCTCGGCGCCGACATCGAACTCGAGCGGGTCCACCAGCGCGAACCGAACATGAACGCGCTGGAGATCCTGCTCGCCGAGTCTCAGGAGCGGATGTGCTACGAGGTCGAGCCGGAGAACGTCGACCGCGTGCGCGAGATCGCCGAGCGGTTCGACCTCGGCTGTTCGGTCATCGGCGAGGTCACCGAGGACACCTACACCTGCACGTTCGAGGGCGAGACGGTCGTCGACGTCGACGCCTACTTCCTCGGCGAGGGCGCGCCGATGAACGACCTCCCGTCCGAGAAACCGGCACGGCCCGAAACGGACCTCCCCGAGGTCGACCTCGAGGACGCCTTCGACGCGGTCGTCTCGAGCCCGAACACCGCCTCGAAGCGGTGGGTCTACCGCCAGTACGACCACGAGGTCGGCGTCCGCACCAGCGTCGGGCCGGGCGACGACGCAGCGATCATCGCGGTCCGAGAAGCGGAGCAAGGGCTCGCCATCTCCTCCGGCGCGGCGCCGAACTGGACCGACGTCGCGCCCTACGAGGGCGCTCGCGCCGTCGCCCTCGAGAACGCGACGAACATCGCGGCCAAGGGCGCGACCCCGCTCGCCGCCGTCGACTGTCTGAACGGCGGCAACCCGGAGAAACCCGACGTCTACGGCGGCTTCGAGGGGATCGTCGACGGCCTCGCCGAGATGTGCGAGACGCTGTCGACGCCGGTCGTCGGCGGGAACGTCTCGCTCTATAACGACTCCGTGGCGGGGCCGATTCCGCCGACGCCGACGCTCGCGATGGTCGGGACGAAAGCGGGCTACGACGCGCCGCCGCTGTCGGTCACGGCCGACGCCGACGACAGCCGACTGCTGCTGGTCGGGGATCTCGGCCTCGAGGGCGACGCTCGACTGGGCGGCTCCGAGTACCTCGCCCGGTTCGACGGCAGCGACGCCTTCCCCGCGCTTCCGGACGATCCCGCCGCCGTCGTCGAGACCCTCGCCGCCGTCGCCGACGACGAGGACACCCTCGCGGTCCACGACGTCAGTCACGGCGGCCTCGCGGTCGCCCTCGCGGAGATGGTCAGCGACGACGCCGGCCTCGAGGTCTCGCTTCCCGTCTCCGAATCGCCCGACGACGCGACCGCCGCCGCCGCGGCGCTGTTCCACGAACAGCCCGGCCGCGCCCTGATCCAGACCGCATCGCCCGACGCGGTCCGCGAGGCGCTCGACGGCGTCGCACCCGTCGTCGAACTCGGGTCCGCGACCGACGACGGCCGACTCGAGCTGACGGTCGGCGATCGAACGATCGCGACCGACGCGGCCGCGATCCGCGAGCGACGCGAGACGATCGAGCGCGAACTCGAGTGA
- a CDS encoding ornithine cyclodeaminase family protein — protein MVRVLSDDDVASVLDLEELLPVVADAFEKQRAGAVERPERPHYPIGTGLDPDAPDEPTGIGLCMPAYVHGADYAATKLATVVEDNPERGLPTVTAQLEVIDAETGQSVGYLAGNRVTSARTGCIGGLAARELAADGPLSLAVVGAGTQARWQTRAIAAAVGTDRLESIHVSSPSDSRHECARDLESELGVSATAVESPRAAVADADVVVTATTSTEPVFPGDALADGALVIAVGAYTPEMRELDDETIARAARVFADVPDEARETGDLREHAGLEVRPFGDVLTGTDGRESSSEIVVLESVGTAVLDAATAEFVFERALERGLGTTVPLRPGE, from the coding sequence ATGGTTCGCGTGCTGTCCGACGACGACGTCGCGTCTGTCCTCGACCTCGAGGAACTGCTCCCGGTCGTGGCCGACGCCTTCGAGAAGCAACGCGCAGGCGCGGTCGAACGCCCCGAGCGACCGCACTACCCGATCGGGACGGGGCTCGATCCGGACGCTCCCGACGAGCCGACGGGAATCGGGCTCTGCATGCCGGCGTACGTCCACGGCGCCGACTACGCCGCGACGAAGCTCGCGACCGTCGTCGAGGACAACCCCGAGCGCGGGCTGCCGACGGTCACCGCACAGCTCGAGGTGATCGACGCCGAGACCGGCCAGTCGGTCGGCTACCTCGCCGGCAATCGGGTCACCAGCGCCCGGACGGGCTGTATCGGCGGGCTGGCCGCTCGAGAACTCGCCGCGGACGGTCCCCTGTCGCTGGCGGTCGTCGGCGCCGGCACGCAGGCCCGCTGGCAGACGCGGGCCATCGCCGCCGCGGTCGGTACCGACCGCCTCGAGTCGATCCACGTCTCCTCGCCGAGCGACTCCCGCCACGAGTGCGCTCGGGACCTCGAGTCGGAGCTGGGCGTCTCGGCGACGGCAGTCGAGAGTCCGCGGGCGGCGGTGGCGGACGCCGACGTCGTCGTCACGGCGACGACGAGCACCGAGCCGGTCTTCCCGGGCGACGCCCTCGCCGACGGGGCGCTCGTGATCGCCGTGGGCGCGTACACGCCCGAAATGCGCGAACTCGACGACGAGACGATCGCCCGCGCGGCTCGCGTCTTCGCCGACGTCCCCGACGAGGCACGCGAGACGGGGGATCTCCGCGAGCACGCCGGACTCGAGGTCCGCCCGTTCGGGGACGTCCTGACCGGAACCGACGGTCGCGAGTCGTCGTCGGAAATCGTCGTCCTCGAGAGCGTCGGGACGGCGGTTCTCGACGCCGCCACTGCCGAGTTCGTCTTCGAGCGAGCGCTCGAGCGGGGACTCGGCACGACGGTACCGCTACGGCCAGGTGAGTGA
- a CDS encoding pirin family protein, which yields MVSSESRGTPDGPVSGETVRHGTGVNSNRAFPTNSYPTNLDPFVLFERFYIDPDEGFPMHPHRGFEIVSYMLEGGMEHEDSLGVTNTAYENDAMRITAGSGIRHSEFPADGGGCSGLQLWVNLPRDEKETEPDYEDATADDLPTEERDGATITTVVGDGSPIDLRTPMEYLDVSVADAWTWSVPDGWSGFLYGVAGEGTVDGAAFAEGDVLPVTDARDVELRSEETLRVVAVSGRPHGESIRQRGPFVL from the coding sequence ATGGTCTCATCCGAGTCCCGCGGGACTCCCGACGGTCCGGTTTCCGGTGAAACCGTGCGACACGGGACGGGCGTGAATTCGAACCGCGCGTTTCCGACGAACAGCTATCCGACCAATCTGGACCCGTTCGTGTTGTTCGAGCGCTTCTATATCGATCCCGACGAGGGATTTCCGATGCATCCCCACCGCGGGTTCGAGATCGTCTCCTACATGCTCGAGGGCGGGATGGAACACGAGGACTCGCTCGGCGTTACGAACACCGCGTACGAGAACGACGCGATGCGGATCACGGCGGGTTCGGGGATTCGTCACTCCGAATTTCCCGCAGACGGAGGGGGCTGTAGCGGCCTCCAGCTCTGGGTGAACCTTCCGCGAGACGAGAAGGAGACCGAGCCGGACTACGAGGACGCGACGGCCGACGACCTCCCGACCGAGGAGCGCGACGGCGCGACGATCACGACGGTCGTCGGCGACGGCTCGCCCATCGATCTCCGCACGCCGATGGAGTACCTGGACGTCTCCGTCGCCGACGCGTGGACGTGGTCCGTTCCCGACGGCTGGTCGGGATTCCTCTACGGCGTCGCCGGCGAGGGAACGGTCGACGGGGCGGCGTTCGCCGAGGGCGACGTGCTCCCGGTCACCGACGCTCGTGACGTCGAACTCCGGAGCGAGGAGACGCTCCGCGTCGTCGCCGTCTCGGGCCGTCCACACGGCGAATCGATCCGCCAGCGCGGTCCGTTCGTCCTCTGA
- the cysC gene encoding adenylyl-sulfate kinase, with product MPGETTWLFGLPSAGKTTLAEGLVGPKTVHLDGDYLRETLNTDLGFSKEDRTENLRRAAGIAQCLNEQNFDVIASFITPYREQRKLIHDIVDDVSFVHVKAPVDVCEDRDEKGLYEQAREGEIENFTGVDAPFEEPEPGEAELEVRTATHSTEETLKEINDELNFKFDPSHIFIGRWQPLHDGHRTIIDSAADNGKEVVIGIRDTELSEKNPLTAQERKELINEVYGDHPNVEVMIIPDVDTVAVGRDVGYSLVSVPEEVAQISGTETREEYEKSELLAGEHFAD from the coding sequence ATGCCGGGGGAGACCACCTGGCTGTTCGGCCTCCCCAGCGCCGGCAAGACGACCCTCGCCGAGGGACTGGTCGGCCCGAAAACGGTCCACCTCGACGGCGACTACCTCCGGGAGACGCTCAACACCGACCTCGGGTTCTCGAAGGAAGACCGGACCGAGAACCTGCGGCGCGCCGCCGGCATCGCCCAGTGTCTCAACGAGCAGAACTTCGACGTCATCGCGTCGTTCATCACGCCCTATCGGGAGCAGCGCAAGCTGATCCACGACATCGTCGACGACGTCTCGTTCGTCCACGTCAAGGCGCCGGTCGACGTCTGCGAGGACCGCGACGAGAAGGGGCTGTACGAGCAGGCCCGCGAGGGCGAGATCGAGAACTTCACGGGCGTCGACGCCCCCTTCGAGGAACCCGAACCCGGCGAGGCCGAACTCGAGGTGCGGACCGCGACCCACTCCACGGAGGAGACGCTCAAGGAGATCAACGACGAACTGAACTTCAAGTTCGATCCGAGCCACATCTTCATCGGCCGCTGGCAGCCGCTCCACGACGGCCACCGGACGATCATCGACTCGGCCGCCGACAACGGGAAGGAGGTCGTCATCGGCATCCGCGACACCGAACTCAGCGAGAAGAACCCGCTGACCGCACAGGAGCGCAAGGAGCTGATCAACGAGGTGTACGGCGACCACCCGAACGTCGAGGTGATGATCATTCCGGACGTCGACACGGTCGCGGTCGGCCGCGACGTCGGCTACTCGCTGGTCTCGGTCCCCGAGGAGGTCGCACAGATCAGCGGCACCGAGACCCGCGAGGAGTACGAGAAGAGCGAACTGCTGGCCGGCGAGCACTTCGCGGACTGA
- a CDS encoding recombinase family protein produces the protein MVETTTAVYVRDTEATDSAAAQRELALDYATSVLGLDREEITVLSDTALKGREAPSSGDQELFELAAAGDIERVIVRDAARIATNMRDLNDRIRELLDDDVAVHVIDPGLRLGDSRPELDTAVDDRTMLRALGIAAELEAAVSSERTREGIAAAQAEGKHVGRPPFGFDSDGNGNLVPNENFETALAVIEQIEAGDSKRSTARDAGITRATVRNIVNRKDLYRFG, from the coding sequence ATGGTCGAGACAACGACAGCGGTCTACGTTCGCGACACGGAGGCCACCGATTCGGCGGCGGCGCAGCGCGAACTGGCGCTCGACTACGCCACGTCGGTACTGGGACTCGATCGAGAGGAGATCACGGTGCTCTCCGACACCGCCCTGAAGGGTCGCGAGGCCCCGTCCTCGGGCGATCAGGAGCTGTTCGAACTCGCCGCGGCGGGCGACATCGAGCGCGTGATCGTTCGCGACGCCGCCCGGATCGCCACGAACATGCGGGACCTCAACGACCGTATCAGGGAGCTCCTCGACGACGACGTCGCCGTTCACGTCATCGATCCGGGGCTCCGGCTCGGCGACTCGAGGCCGGAGCTCGACACCGCGGTCGACGACCGCACGATGCTCCGCGCGCTCGGCATCGCCGCGGAACTCGAGGCGGCGGTGAGCAGCGAACGGACCAGAGAGGGAATCGCCGCCGCCCAGGCGGAGGGCAAACACGTCGGACGGCCGCCGTTCGGCTTCGATAGCGATGGAAACGGCAACCTCGTTCCCAACGAGAACTTCGAGACCGCGCTGGCGGTCATCGAACAGATCGAGGCCGGCGACAGCAAGCGCTCGACGGCGCGGGACGCCGGCATCACCCGAGCGACGGTCCGCAATATCGTGAACCGGAAGGACCTCTATCGCTTCGGCTAA